A single genomic interval of Pyrus communis chromosome 7, drPyrComm1.1, whole genome shotgun sequence harbors:
- the LOC137739449 gene encoding proline-rich receptor-like protein kinase PERK1 gives MSAPPPATYSTSPPPSSPATNATSPPSSSPATNTTSPPPPPPTTNGTTPSPPPPTVTASGPTVSSPPPPPASQPPGLPSNPNVGVIIGVAIGGFCTLLVVGIFFLFYRRRKRRQERARESGNYPEEPKNDFGGPPQHLQHNYDPPPSEKVELLPKPTHPPVPSSTSSSLGSEKPPLVASSGSAFGSSQITFTYEELAMATNGFSNVNLLGQGGFGFVHKGVLPNGKVVAIKQLKAGSGQGEREFQAEIEVISRVHHRHLVSLVGHCISGAQRLLVYEFVPNDTLQFHLHGKGRPTMDWQTRLKIAVGSAKGLAYLHEDCQPKIIHRDIKAANILLDHHFEAKVADFGLAKLALDTDTHVSTRVMGTFGYLAPEYASSGKLTEKSDVFSFGVVLLELITGRQPIDKTQTFTDDSMVEWARPLLAQALETGNFDALVDVRLQNDYNTSEMACMLACAAACVRHSARRRPRMSQVVRALEGNLSADELNEGIIPGQSTVFSYGSSEYKASEYKEDLNKFRKLALALESQEQETSENSGPSSDFGLLSSGEGQQTTQEIELGKTKKNTQELE, from the exons ATGTCGGCGCCGCCTCCGGCGACCTACTCCACGTCGCCTCCTCCTTCTTCACCTGCGACTAACGCCACGTCGCCTCCATCTTCGTCACCTGCGACTAACACCActtcacctcctcctcctcctccgacGACCAACGGAACCACACCTTCGCCGCCTCCACCAACAGTGACAGCGTCTGGGCCGACCGTGTCTTCGCCGCCGCCTCCGCCTGCGTCTCAACCGCCGGGATTGCCGTCGAACCCGAACGTGGGGGTTATAATAGGGGTTGCAATTGGAGGGTTTTGTACGCTACTTGTGGTGggcatttttttccttttctacaGAAGGCGGAAGAGGCGGCAGGAGAGAGCGCGGGAGTCCGGGAACTATCCAGAAGAACCCAAAA ATGATTTTGGTGGTCCTCCTCAACATTTGCAGCATAATTATGATCCTCCACCGTCAGAAAAAGTAGAACTGTTGCCGAAGCCTACTCATCCCCCAGTACCATCTTCGACTAGTAGCAGCTTGGGCTCTGAGAAACCACCCTTAGTAGCATCGTCTGGCTCTGCCTTTGGATCGTCACAAATCACATTTACATATGAAGAATTAGCAATGGCAACAAATGGTTTCTCCAATGTCAATCTCCTTGGTCAAGGAGGATTTGGTTTTGTTCATAAAGGAGTCCTACCAAATGGGAAAGTAGTTGCAATTAAGCAGCTGAAAGCTGGGAGTGGGCAAGGGGAGCGTGAATTTCAAGCAGAGATTGAAGTTATTAGTCGTGTCCATCACAGACATCTTGTTTCACTGGTTGGACACTGCATTAGTGGGGCCCAGAGGTTGCTTGTTTACGAGTTCGTTCCAAACGATACCTTGCAATTTCATCTGCATG GAAAGGGGAGACCAACTATGGATTGGCAAACTAGATTGAAAATCGCCGTAGGTTCTGCCAAAGGATTAGCATATCTCCATGAGGACT GTCAACCGAAGATCATACACCGTGACATCAAGGCAGCTAATATTCTTCTTGATCATCACTTTGAGGCAAAG GTTGCAGATTTTGGACTTGCCAAGTTGGCTTTAGATACCGATACTCATGTTTCCACTAGGGTCATGGGAACTTTTGG TTACTTAGCTCCTGAATACGCATCTAGTGGAAAGCTCACTGAGAAGTCAGATGTATTTTCGTTTGGGGTTGTGCTGTTGGAGTTGATAACTGGACGCCAACCCATCGATAAAACTCAGACCTTCACTGATGATAGCATGGTTGAGTGG GCGAGGCCTTTGCTTGCGCAAGCATTGGAAACAGGCAACTTTGATGCTCTCGTTGACGTAAGGTTGCAGAATGACTACAACACCAGTGAAATGGCCTGTATGCTTGCTTGCGCTGCTGCTTGCGTGCGTCATTCTGCCCGACGTCGGCCGCGAATGAGCCAG GTGGTTCGAGCCTTGGAAGGAAATCTTTCTGCAGATGAGTTAAATGAGGGAATCATACCGGGTCAAAGTACGGTATTCAGTTACGGAAGCTCAGAGTACAAAGCTAGTGAGTACAAGGAAGACTTGAATAAATTCAGAAAACTAGCACTAGCACTAGAAAGCCAAGAGCAAGAGACCAGTGAGAACAGTGGACCTAGCAGTGACTTTGGCCTGCTCTCAAGTGGTGAAGGCCAACAAACCACCCAAGAGATCGAACTcgggaaaacaaagaaaaacaccCAAGAGCTTGAGTGA
- the LOC137739476 gene encoding uncharacterized protein — protein MSTQRQHVAVRDLVEEAKKRIVFLAICVVGLSYLMSLTSSSVWVNLPAAASLIVIVRYLSLDYDMRRKAAAYNSKPPSANTTSQNKPIQWPKTSQKSEWRRKVNSPVVEEAIDHFTRHLVSEFVTDLWYSRLTPDRQGPEELACIMNGVLGEISARMRNINLIDLLTRDLINLICFHLELFRIAQAKIQTQQSGCLTVEKRDMEIRLILSAENKLHPALFSAESEHKVLQHLMDGLISFSFRPEDLQCTLFRYIVRELLACAVMRPVLNLASPRFINERIELLVIKMTEPKGVIAVQEASQSKPEGPSKISSDHFSRFLDPSVTGVELVQLKNGQSRTAVETPANVNGSKDPLLLVDTQSSRSWSSVRMNSHTSNERGVEQNRSGGEWGDMLDLMSRRKTQALTPENFENMWAKGRNFRKKEGEIIEHSSGGKSVTVDNFMEKPRPKDKENVSKFNLSDRGISQNNFHPRAHNIPSYSQGSSYQDDDEHNHMWLDEFESGSSTAYTSEDEETDSVTGLDSPETKVWDGRSNRNMTISHIHHPLENSERHIRKRTGKGNLHFNRLSKTQSFQKRSRPSNKKVPVWQEVERTRFLSGDGQDILKSPNRDANIEDSSDDSDVESLGRINSGAATSSSATLSFADSQSLNFNSLKNSLAVDSFFKLKCEVLGANIVKSGSKTFAVYSISVTDVNNNSWSIKRRFSHFEELHRRLKEFPEYNLHLPPKHFLSTGLDLAVIQERCKSLDKYVKKLMQLPRVSGSIEVWDFLSVDSQTYLFTNSFSIIETLSVDLDDKPSEKSKKVSNMDGLVTDPFLTREHTGNGVKGSALQLKNNDGLRVNTKVSHSQVKSPGKEIGKSLINSGTDSDARAKKSLSSVTNLGKTIKGREEQESESFLDTDTVPTLPTEWVPPNLSVPILDLVDVIFQLQDGGWIRRKAFWVAKQILQLGMGDAFDDWLIEKIQLLRKGLVVASGIKRVEQILWPDGIFITKHPKRKPPQTTNLSQNSPQGQKPTEISSPRLDEDQQQEADRRAKFVYELMIDNAPAAIVGLVGSKEYEKCAKDLYYFLQSSVCLKQLAFDLLELLLLTAFPEMDYVLKQLHEEKHRFGEFKAQ, from the exons ATGAGCACGCAGAGGCAGCATGTGGCCGTCCGGGACCTCGTTGAGGAAGCCAAGAAGCGGATTGTCTTTCTCGCCATTTGCGTCGTTGGCTTGTCATACCTTATGTCCT TGACGAGCTCCTCTGTCTGGGTGAACTTGCCTGCTGCCGCCTCGTTGATTGTCATAGTTCGTTATTTGTCACTAGATTATGACATGCGAAGAAAAGCTGCAGCATACAACAGCAAGCCACCATCAGCAAATACTACTTCTCAAAACAAACCTATTCAGTGGCCTAAAACTAGTCAAAAGTCTGAGTGGAGAAGGAAAGTTAATTCTCCTGTTGTCGAGGAAGCTATTGATCACTTCACCCGGCATCTAGTTTCTGAGTTTGTGACCGATCTCTGGTATTCTCGTCTAACACCGGATAGACAAGGTCCAGAAGAACTCGCGTGCATCATGAATGGTGTTCTTGGGGAAATTTCAGCACGCATGAGGAATATAAATCTAATTGATCTTCTCACAAG GGATCTTATTAATCTCATATGCTTTCACTTGGAGCTTTTCCGCATAGCTCAAGCAAAGATTCAAACGCAACAGTCGGGATGCCTGACAGTTGAAAAACGAGATATGGAAATAAGACTTATCTTGTCTGCTGAAAACAAATTGCACCCTGCTTTGTTTTCTGCTGAATCTGAGCACaag GTCTTGCAGCATTTGATGGATGGCCTGATCTCATTCTCATTCAGGCCTGAAGATCTGCAATGCACTCTCTTCCGTTATATTGTCAGAGAACTACTTGCTTGTGCAGTAATGCGACCTGTCCTAAACTTGGCTAGTCCCAG GTTTATTAATGAAAGAATTGAATTGTTGGTCATTAAAATGACCGAGCCTAAAGGTGTTATTGCGGTACAAGAGGCATCTCAGTCCAAACCAGAGGGGCCCTCAAAGATATCATCTGATCACTTTTCTAGGTTCTTAGATCCTTCTGTTACTGGTGTTGAACTTGTGCAATTAAAAAATGGTCAGTCTAGAACTGCTGTGGAGACACCCGCAAATGTAAATGGATCAAAAGATCCATTGCTCTTGGTTGATACTCAATCTTCCCGTTCGTGGAGCTCAGTGCGAATGAACTCCCACACTAGCAATGAAAGGGGTGTAGAACAGAACCGCTCGGGAGGAGAATGGGGAGATATGTTAGATCTGATGTCACGCAGAAAGACTCAAGCCCTTACtcctgaaaattttgaaaacatgTGGGCTAAAGGGAGGAATTTTAGAAAGAAAGAAGGTGAAATAATTGAGCATTCTTCTGGTGGGAAGTCAGTTACAGTAGATAATTTTATGGAAAAACCTAGGCCCAAAGATAAGGAAAATGTTTCTAAGTTCAATCTTTCTGATAGAGGCATTTCTCAAAACAATTTCCACCCTAGAGCTCATAACATACCAAGTTATTCTCAAGGTTCTTCATATCAGGATGATGATGAACACAACCACATGTGGTTGGACGAGTTTGAATCAGGAAGCAGTACTGCTTATACTTCGGAAGATGAAGAGACAGACAGTGTTACAGGTCTTGATTCTCCTGAAACTAAAGTTTGGGATGGTAGAAGTAATAGAAATATGACAATTTCTCACATTCATCACCCACTTGAAAATTCTGAACGCCATATTAGGAAAAGGACTGGTAAAGGGAATCTTCACTTTAACAGATTGTCTAAAACCCAGTCTTTCCAGAAAAGATCTAGACCAAGCAACAAGAAAGTGCCTGTTTGGCAAGAGGTAGAGAGAACAAGGTTCTTGTCTGGAGATGGACAGGACATACTTAAGTCTCCAAATCGAGATGCAAATATTGAGGACTCTAGCGATGATTCTGACGTTGAAAGTTTGGGTAGAATTAACAGTGGGGCAGCCACTTCTTCGTCTGCAACTTTATCTTTTGCAGATAGTCAGAGCCTGAATTTTAATTCCCTGAAAAATTCTCTAGCAGTGGATTCTTTTTTCAAGTTGAAATGTGAG GTATTGGGTGCAAATATTGTGAAGAGTGGCTCAAAAACATTTGCCGTTTACTCCATATCTGTTACGGATGTAAATAATAATAGTTGGTCAATCAAAAGAAG GTTTAGTCATTTTGAGGAGCTACATCGGCGTCTAAAAGAGTTTCCTGAGTACAACCTACACTTGCCACCAAAGCATTTTCTGTCAACTGGTTTGGATTTAGCCGTCATTCAGGAACGATGTAAATCACTTGACAAATATGTGAAG AAACTTATGCAGCTTCCAAGAGTTTCAGGATCCATTGAAGTTTGGGACTTTCTAAGTGTTGACTCCCAG ACTTATCTATTTACAAATTCCTTTTCTATAATCGAAACACTGTCAG TTGACCTAGATGATAAGCCATCTGAAAAGAGCAAAAAGGTTTCAAATATGGATGGGCTGGTGACTGATCCGTTCTTGACGAGGGAACATACGGGTAATGGAGTTAAGGGTTCTGCTTTACAACTGAAGAATAATGATGGGTTAAGAGTGAACACAAAAGTTTCTCATTCCCAGGTAAAAAGTCCTGGTAAAGAAATTGGAAAGTCACTCATTAATTCTGGCACTGATTCAGATGCTAGAGCAAAAAAAAGTTTATCTTCTGTCACAAACTTGGGTAAGACCATAAAAGGAAGAGAGGAACAAGAATCTGAATCGTTTCTTGATACTGATACAGTCCCTACACTTCCTACAGAG TGGGTACCTCCAAATTTAAGTGTTCCCATATTAGATTTGGTAGATGTCATTTTTCAGCTCCAAGATGGTGGATGGATCAG GCGAAAAGCTTTTTGGGTGGCCAAACAAATACTACAGCTAGGGATGGGTGATGCCTTCGATGACTGGTTAATAGAGAAAATTCAACTTCTGCGCAAGGGATTGGTGGTTGCTTCGGGGATCAAGCGTGTTGAGCAG ATATTGTGGCCTGATGGAATATTTATAACCAAGCATCCAAAGAGAAAACCGCCACAGACTACCAACTTATCGCAAAATTCACCTCAGGGTCAGAAACCTACAGAAATTTCATCACCTAGACTTGACGAGGACCAGCAACAGGAGGCAGATCGACGCGCAAAGTTTGTCTATGAACTAATGATTG ATAATGCACCTGCTGCTATTGTCGGTCTCGTTGGTAGTAAGGAATATGAAAAATGTGCTAAGGATCTCTATTACTTTCTTCAG TCATCTGTTTGTTTGAAGCAACTGGCTTTTGACCTTCTTGAGCTGCTGCTTCTGACGGCATTTCCGGAGATGGATTACGTATTAAAGCAGTTGCATGAAGAAAAGCATCGATTTGGCGAGTTTAAAGCGCAATAG
- the LOC137738634 gene encoding large ribosomal subunit protein eL37x-like gives MGKGTGSFGKRRNKTHTLCVRCGRRSFHLQKSRCSACAFPAARKRKYNWSEKAIRRKTTGTGRMRYLRNVPRRFKSGFREGTEAAPRKKGAAANA, from the exons ATG GGGAAGGGAACTGGGAGTTTCGGTAAGAGGAGGAACAAGACCCACACCCTCTGCGTCCGGTGTGGCCGCCGCAGCTTCCATCTACAGAAGAGTAGGTGCTCTGCTTGTGCTTTCCCTGCTGCCCGCAAGAGGAAGT ACAATTGGAGTGAAAAGGCAATCCGAAGGAAGACCACTGGAACAGGACGGATGAGGTATCTCCGCAATGTGCCTCGCAGATTCAAGAGCGGCTTCAGAGAAG GTACCGAAGCTGCACCACGTAAGAAGGGAGCAGCCGCAAATGCATAA